A window of the Lactuca sativa cultivar Salinas chromosome 5, Lsat_Salinas_v11, whole genome shotgun sequence genome harbors these coding sequences:
- the LOC111878341 gene encoding fe(2+) transport protein 1 produces MAKLQYFLILSLLLLSTFTTLSHGGNSTTGPPNTIPEECRKATGGPCHSKTRSLKLKVIAIAAILVASMMGVTLPILSRAIPALQPDKKLFVLVKAFASGVILATGYMHVLPDSFDCLTSECLPEYPWRKFPFTTFIAMLSAVLTLMVDSYAMSCYKKYHEKTKEKLEVKISGDHFHGDGSSGIDSPASQLRRYRVVAQVLELGIVVHSVVIGLSMGASDNLCTIRPLVAALCFHQFFEGMGLGGCILQAEYEMKMKAMMVFFFSVTTPFGIALGIGLSNVYRENSPAALMVVGILDAVSAGLLNYMALVDLLAADFMGKKLQEDMKLQAISFVAVFLGAGGMSVMAIWA; encoded by the exons ATGGCGAAACTCCAATACTTCCTCATCCTCTCTCTCCTCCTGCTCTCCACCTTCACAACACTATCTCACGGTGGTAACTCCACCACCGGACCACCCAACACCATCCCTGAAGAATGCCGGAAGGCCACCGGCGGACCATGCCACAGCAAAACCAGATCTTTAAAGCTTAAAGTCATCGCCATTGCTGCAATTCTAGTGGCTAGTATGATGGGTGTGACCCTACCCATTCTTTCACGGGCCATACCCGCTTTACAACCCGACAAGAAACTCTTCGTATTGGTTAAAGCCTTTGCTTCCGGAGTGATTCTCGCAACTGGATACATGCACGTCTTACCCGATTCGTTTGATTGCTTGACATCCGAATGCTTGCCCGAATACCCATGGAGAAAGTTCCCATTCACAACGTTCATTGCAATGCTGTCAGCTGTACTCACGTTAATGGTGGATTCGTATGCAATGAGTTGTTACAAAAAGTATCACGAGAAAACAAAGGAGAAACTGGAAGTGAAGATCTCCGGTGATCATTTCCATGGCGATGGATCATCTGGGATTGATTCCCCAGCGTCACAGTTGAGGAGATACAGGGTGGTTGCTCAG GTTCTAGAGCTAGGAATAGTTGTACACTCAGTTGTGATCGGACTATCCATGGGTGCATCGGATAATTTATGCACCATAAGACCTCTAGTGGCTGCGCTATGCTTCCATCAGTTCTTTGAAGGAATGGGTCTCGGTGGTTGCATTCTTCAG GCGGAGTATGAGATGAAGATGAAGGCAATGATGGTGTTTTTCTTCTCGGTGACGACTCCATTTGGGATAGCACTTGGAATTGGGTTGTCGAATGTGTATCGTGAAAATAGTCCGGCAGCCCTGATGGTGGTCGGAATACTAGATGCAGTGTCGGCAGGGCTGTTGAATTATATGGCTTTGGTGGATCTGTTGGCGGCGGATTTCATGGGGAAAAAGCTTCAAGAAGATATGAAGCTTCAAGCAATTTCTTTTGTTGCAGTTTTTCTTGGTGCTGGAGGGATGTCGGTGATGGCAATTTGGGCATAA
- the LOC111878355 gene encoding uncharacterized protein LOC111878355: protein MAVPWSMTLWMANMVWMALSGWVISCLTVADEIAGSLRTGDIGPFHVG from the coding sequence ATGGCAGTACCTTGGAGTATGACACTGTGGATGGCGAATATGGTGTGGATGGCGCTGAGTGGTTGGGTTATATCGTGCTTGACTGTTGCTGATGAGATCGCTGGTTCACTTCGTACTGGCGATATCGGTCCATTTCATGTTGGTTAG